A genomic window from Pseudonocardia broussonetiae includes:
- a CDS encoding dihydroorotase: MTDLLITDVRPYGGDAVDVLVRDGVVAEIGPGLTAPEDVATLDGGGHVLLPGFVDLHVHLREPGGEESEDVATGSAAAALGGFTAVFAMPNTDPVADSDVVVEHVWRRGQEVGLVDVHPVGAVTVGLAGQQMAELGTMAASRAQVRMFSDDGKCVNDPLIMRRALEYASALGAVIAQHAEDHRLTGGAQAHEGVVASRLGLAGWPATAEETIVARDCALAREAGAALHVCHISSARTVDVLRAAKAAGVRVSAEVTPHHLLLTDSRLSGYDPVNKVNPPLRTAEDTKAMRAALAEGVIDVVATDHAPHASQYKDTEWQAARPGMLGLQTALSVLVHTMVEPGLLDWRGVARVLSERPAEIGGLSDHGRPIAAGEPATFALVDPDAQWTVRGAALASRASNTPYEGMRLPGAVVATVLRGRITAQDGKVSP, translated from the coding sequence ATGACCGACCTGCTCATCACCGACGTCCGCCCCTACGGCGGTGACGCCGTCGACGTCCTCGTCCGCGACGGGGTCGTCGCCGAGATCGGCCCGGGGCTCACCGCGCCCGAGGACGTGGCCACGCTGGACGGCGGCGGGCACGTGCTGCTGCCCGGCTTCGTCGACCTGCACGTCCACCTGCGCGAGCCCGGCGGCGAGGAGTCCGAGGACGTCGCCACCGGGTCGGCCGCGGCCGCGCTGGGCGGGTTCACCGCCGTGTTCGCGATGCCCAACACCGATCCCGTCGCCGACTCCGACGTCGTCGTCGAGCACGTGTGGCGGCGCGGGCAGGAGGTCGGCCTGGTCGACGTCCACCCGGTCGGCGCCGTCACCGTCGGCCTGGCCGGGCAGCAGATGGCCGAGCTCGGGACGATGGCCGCCAGCCGCGCGCAGGTGCGGATGTTCAGCGACGACGGGAAGTGCGTCAACGACCCGCTGATCATGCGTCGCGCCCTGGAGTACGCCTCCGCGCTCGGTGCCGTGATCGCCCAGCACGCCGAGGACCACCGCCTCACCGGGGGCGCGCAGGCCCACGAGGGCGTCGTCGCGTCGCGGCTGGGGCTGGCCGGCTGGCCGGCCACCGCGGAGGAGACGATCGTCGCCCGCGACTGCGCGCTGGCCCGCGAGGCCGGTGCGGCGCTGCACGTCTGCCACATCTCCTCGGCCCGCACCGTCGACGTGCTGCGCGCGGCCAAGGCGGCCGGGGTGCGGGTGAGCGCCGAGGTCACCCCGCACCACCTGCTGCTCACCGACTCGCGCCTCAGCGGCTACGACCCCGTCAACAAGGTCAACCCGCCGCTGCGCACCGCGGAGGACACGAAGGCGATGCGCGCGGCGCTGGCCGAGGGCGTCATCGACGTCGTCGCCACCGACCACGCCCCGCACGCGTCGCAGTACAAGGACACGGAGTGGCAGGCCGCACGTCCGGGCATGCTGGGGCTGCAGACGGCGTTGTCGGTGCTGGTGCACACCATGGTGGAGCCCGGCCTGCTCGACTGGCGCGGCGTGGCCCGCGTGCTGTCGGAGCGGCCGGCGGAGATCGGCGGGCTGTCCGACCACGGGCGCCCGATCGCGGCGGGTGAGCCGGCGACGTTCGCGCTGGTCGACCCGGACGCCCAGTGGACGGTGCGCGGGGCCGCGCTCGCCAGCCGGGCGTCGAACACCCCGTACGAGGGGATGCGGCTGCCCGGTGCGGTGGTCGCCACCGTCCTCAGAGGACGGATCACGGCGCAGGACGGGAAGGTTTCTCCATGA
- the carA gene encoding glutamine-hydrolyzing carbamoyl-phosphate synthase small subunit: protein MTAVLVLEDGRIFRGEAFGALGTGLGEAVFTTGMTGYQETLTDPSYHRQIVVQTAPHVGNTGWNDEDDESAGIQVAGYVVRDPSRSASNWRSTGSLGDALREQGIVSVAGVDTRALVRHLRERGAMRAGVFSGPDLADDDVLVRRVLDSPRMEGSDLYGAVTTREPYVVPASGPTRFRVAALDVGIKSNTPRMLAQRGIETHVLPASTSIEEIEALAPDGFFLSNGPGDPATADGPVALTRAVLERRIPLFGICFGNQILGRALGRGTYKLPYGHRGINIPVIEHATGRVAITSQNHGFAVEGEAGEEFDTPVGRARVTHTCPNDGCVEGLAALEVPAFSVQYHPEAAAGPHDAADLFDRFVSLMAGED, encoded by the coding sequence ATGACAGCGGTACTGGTGCTCGAGGACGGGCGGATCTTCCGGGGCGAGGCCTTCGGGGCGCTCGGGACCGGGCTCGGCGAGGCGGTGTTCACGACCGGGATGACCGGCTACCAGGAGACGCTGACCGACCCCTCCTACCACCGCCAGATCGTCGTCCAGACCGCGCCGCACGTCGGCAACACCGGCTGGAACGACGAGGACGACGAGTCGGCCGGGATCCAGGTCGCCGGGTACGTGGTGCGCGACCCGTCGCGGTCGGCGTCGAACTGGCGCTCCACCGGCTCGCTCGGCGACGCCCTGCGGGAGCAGGGGATCGTGTCGGTCGCGGGCGTCGACACCCGCGCGCTGGTGCGCCACCTGCGCGAGCGCGGGGCGATGCGCGCGGGCGTGTTCTCCGGGCCCGACCTGGCCGACGACGACGTGCTGGTGCGCCGCGTGCTCGACAGCCCGCGCATGGAGGGCTCCGACCTCTACGGCGCCGTCACCACGCGCGAGCCCTACGTCGTGCCGGCGTCGGGGCCGACCCGGTTCCGGGTGGCCGCACTGGACGTCGGCATCAAGTCGAACACCCCGCGGATGCTGGCGCAGCGGGGGATCGAGACCCACGTGCTGCCCGCGTCGACGTCGATCGAGGAGATCGAGGCGCTCGCGCCGGACGGGTTCTTCCTGTCCAACGGCCCCGGCGACCCGGCCACGGCCGACGGCCCCGTCGCGCTCACGCGGGCGGTGCTGGAGCGGCGGATCCCGCTGTTCGGCATCTGCTTCGGCAACCAGATCCTCGGCCGCGCGCTGGGGCGGGGCACCTACAAGCTGCCCTACGGCCACCGCGGCATCAACATCCCGGTGATCGAGCACGCCACCGGCCGCGTGGCGATCACCTCGCAGAACCACGGGTTCGCCGTCGAGGGCGAGGCGGGGGAGGAGTTCGACACCCCCGTCGGCCGCGCGCGCGTCACGCACACCTGCCCCAACGACGGCTGCGTCGAGGGGCTCGCCGCGCTGGAGGTCCCCGCGTTCAGCGTGCAGTACCACCCCGAGGCCGCGGCCGGCCCGCACGACGCCGCCGACCTCTTCGACCGCTTCGTCTCGCTCATGGCAGGAGAAGACTGA
- the carB gene encoding carbamoyl-phosphate synthase large subunit has protein sequence MPRREDIRHVMVIGSGPIVIGQACEFDYSGTQACRVLREEGIRVSLVNSNPATIMTDPEFADATYIEPITPEFVEKVIEAERDAGYPITAILATLGGQTALNTAVALHENGALERHGIELIGADFDSIQRGEDRLKFKEIVQSVGGDVPRSAVCHSMDEVRAAVAELGLPVVIRPSFTMGGLGSGMAHTDEDLERLAGGGLAASPVTEVLIEESVLGWKEYELELMRDHHDNVVVICSIENIDPMGVHTGDSITVAPAMTLTDREYQHMRDVGIEVLRAVGVDTGGCNIQFAIQPETGRLVVIEMNPRVSRSSALASKATGFPIAKIAARLAVGYTLDEIRNDITGETLAAFEPTLDYVAVKIPRFAFEKFPGADPELTTTMKSVGEAMALGRSFPEALGKALRSMETTAAGFWTTPDPDGEPEIRVPVDGRIYEVERALRGGASVAEVAAETGIDPWFLDQILALTELRTEILDVPVLDAAVLRRAKRAGVSDRQIAALRPELAGEAGVRTLRHRLGVRPVYKTVDTCAAEFRALTPYHYSAYETDPAAESEIARQTDRPKVLILGSGPNRIGQGIEFDYSCVHAVMALRAAPIPSGGFETVMVNCNPETVSTDYDTADRLYFEPLTFEDVLEVVHAEQASGTVVGVIVQLGGQTPLGLADRLTEAGVPVVGTSAAAIDLAEDRGAFGEVLRRAGLPAPAFGMATTYDSAREIAARIGYPVLVRPSYVLGGRGMEIVYDDATLEGYISRATTISDARPVLVDRFLDDAIEIDVDALCDGTDVFIGGVMEHIEEAGVHSGDSSCTLPPVTLGRSVLDEVRRSTEAIAHGVGVRGLLNVQYALHGETLYVLEANPRASRTVPFVSKATAVPLAKAAARIMLGATIADLRAEGLLPAEGDGGVLPPDAPVAVKEAVLPFNRFRTKDGRGVDPLLGPEMKSTGEVMGIDASFGPAFAKSQAAAYGSLPTAGKVFVSVADRDKRAMVFPIRRLADLGFEILATSGTADVLRRHGIATTVVRKHFEGTEEIRTIVDLILAGEVDMIINTPYGNSGPRVDGYEIRAAAVGRGVPCITTVQGAGAAVQGVEAMRAGRIGVRSLQEAHAALLKART, from the coding sequence ATGCCCCGCCGCGAGGACATCCGGCACGTCATGGTGATCGGCTCCGGGCCGATCGTGATCGGCCAGGCGTGCGAGTTCGACTACTCCGGGACGCAGGCGTGCCGCGTGCTGCGCGAGGAGGGCATCCGCGTCTCGCTGGTGAACTCCAACCCGGCGACGATCATGACCGACCCCGAGTTCGCCGACGCCACCTACATCGAGCCGATCACGCCCGAGTTCGTGGAGAAGGTGATCGAGGCCGAGCGCGACGCCGGCTACCCGATCACCGCGATCCTGGCGACCCTCGGCGGGCAGACCGCGCTCAACACCGCGGTCGCGCTGCACGAGAACGGCGCGCTGGAGCGGCACGGCATCGAGCTGATCGGCGCCGACTTCGACTCCATCCAGCGCGGCGAGGACCGCCTGAAGTTCAAGGAGATCGTGCAGTCCGTCGGCGGTGACGTCCCGCGCTCCGCGGTGTGCCACTCGATGGACGAGGTGCGCGCCGCCGTCGCCGAGCTGGGGCTGCCGGTCGTCATCCGGCCCTCGTTCACGATGGGCGGGCTCGGGTCGGGCATGGCCCACACCGACGAGGACCTCGAGCGCCTGGCGGGCGGCGGCCTCGCGGCCTCGCCGGTCACCGAGGTGCTCATCGAGGAGTCGGTGCTCGGGTGGAAGGAGTACGAGCTCGAGCTCATGCGCGACCACCACGACAACGTGGTCGTCATCTGCTCCATCGAGAACATCGACCCGATGGGCGTGCACACCGGCGACTCGATCACCGTCGCCCCGGCGATGACGCTGACCGACCGCGAGTACCAGCACATGCGCGACGTGGGCATCGAGGTGCTGCGCGCGGTGGGCGTCGACACCGGCGGCTGCAACATCCAGTTCGCGATCCAGCCCGAGACCGGGCGGCTCGTCGTCATCGAGATGAACCCGCGCGTCTCGCGGTCCTCGGCGCTGGCGTCGAAGGCGACCGGGTTCCCGATCGCGAAGATCGCCGCGCGGCTGGCCGTCGGCTACACCCTCGACGAGATCCGCAACGACATCACCGGCGAGACCCTCGCCGCGTTCGAGCCCACGCTCGACTACGTGGCCGTGAAGATCCCGCGGTTCGCGTTCGAGAAGTTCCCCGGGGCCGACCCCGAGCTGACCACGACGATGAAGAGCGTCGGCGAGGCGATGGCGCTGGGCCGGTCGTTCCCCGAGGCGCTGGGCAAGGCGCTGCGGTCGATGGAGACCACCGCGGCGGGCTTCTGGACCACGCCCGACCCCGACGGCGAGCCGGAGATCCGCGTGCCCGTCGACGGCCGCATCTACGAGGTCGAGCGCGCGCTGCGCGGCGGCGCGAGCGTGGCCGAGGTGGCCGCCGAGACGGGCATCGACCCCTGGTTCCTCGACCAGATCCTCGCGCTCACCGAGCTGCGCACCGAGATCCTCGACGTGCCCGTGCTCGACGCGGCGGTGCTGCGCCGCGCCAAGCGCGCCGGGGTGTCGGACCGCCAGATCGCCGCGCTGCGCCCCGAGCTCGCGGGCGAGGCGGGGGTGCGCACGCTGCGCCACCGCCTCGGCGTGCGGCCGGTCTACAAGACCGTCGACACCTGCGCCGCGGAGTTCCGCGCGCTCACCCCGTACCACTACAGCGCCTACGAGACCGACCCCGCCGCGGAGTCGGAGATCGCGCGCCAGACCGACCGGCCGAAGGTGCTCATCCTCGGCTCGGGCCCCAACCGCATCGGGCAGGGCATCGAGTTCGACTACTCCTGCGTGCACGCGGTGATGGCGCTGCGCGCTGCGCCCATTCCCTCTGGCGGGTTCGAGACCGTGATGGTCAACTGCAACCCCGAGACCGTGTCGACCGACTACGACACGGCCGACCGCCTCTACTTCGAGCCGCTGACGTTCGAGGACGTGCTGGAGGTCGTGCACGCCGAGCAGGCCAGCGGCACCGTCGTGGGCGTGATCGTGCAGCTCGGCGGGCAGACCCCGCTCGGGCTGGCCGACCGGCTCACCGAGGCCGGGGTGCCGGTCGTCGGCACCAGCGCGGCGGCGATCGACCTCGCCGAGGACCGCGGGGCGTTCGGCGAGGTGCTGCGCCGCGCCGGGCTGCCCGCGCCCGCGTTCGGCATGGCCACCACCTACGACTCGGCGCGCGAGATCGCCGCCCGCATCGGCTACCCGGTGCTGGTCCGGCCGTCCTACGTGCTGGGCGGGCGCGGCATGGAGATCGTCTACGACGACGCGACGCTGGAGGGCTACATCTCCCGCGCCACGACGATCAGCGACGCCCGGCCCGTCCTGGTCGACCGCTTCCTCGACGACGCGATCGAGATCGACGTCGACGCGCTGTGCGACGGCACCGACGTGTTCATCGGCGGGGTCATGGAGCACATCGAGGAGGCCGGCGTGCACTCCGGCGACTCCTCCTGCACCCTGCCGCCGGTGACGCTGGGGCGCAGCGTGCTCGACGAGGTGCGCCGCTCGACCGAGGCGATCGCGCACGGCGTCGGGGTGCGGGGGCTGCTCAACGTCCAGTACGCGCTGCACGGCGAGACGCTCTACGTGCTCGAGGCCAACCCCCGCGCGTCGCGGACGGTGCCGTTCGTCTCCAAGGCCACGGCGGTGCCGCTGGCCAAGGCCGCCGCGCGGATCATGCTCGGCGCCACCATCGCCGACCTGCGCGCCGAGGGCCTGCTGCCCGCCGAGGGCGACGGCGGGGTGCTGCCGCCGGACGCGCCCGTCGCCGTCAAGGAGGCGGTGCTGCCGTTCAACCGGTTCCGCACCAAGGACGGGCGCGGGGTCGACCCGCTGCTGGGCCCGGAGATGAAGTCGACCGGCGAGGTCATGGGCATCGACGCCTCGTTCGGCCCGGCGTTCGCGAAGTCGCAGGCCGCCGCCTACGGCTCGCTGCCGACGGCGGGGAAGGTGTTCGTCTCGGTCGCCGACCGCGACAAGCGGGCCATGGTCTTCCCGATCCGGCGCCTGGCCGACCTCGGCTTCGAGATCCTGGCCACCAGCGGCACCGCCGACGTGCTGCGCCGCCACGGCATCGCGACCACGGTGGTGCGCAAGCACTTCGAGGGCACCGAGGAGATCCGGACGATCGTCGACCTGATCCTCGCCGGCGAGGTCGACATGATCATCAACACGCCCTACGGCAACTCCGGGCCCCGCGTCGACGGCTACGAGATCCGCGCGGCCGCGGTCGGCCGCGGCGTCCCGTGCATCACGACGGTGCAGGGCGCGGGGGCGGCGGTGCAGGGCGTCGAGGCGATGCGGGCGGGCCGGATCGGCGTGCGGTCGCTGCAGGAGGCGCACGCGGCGCTGCTCAAGGCGCGGACGTGA
- the pyrF gene encoding orotidine-5'-phosphate decarboxylase produces MSFGARLTAAVAEHGPLCVGIDPHAPLLAQWGLADDADGLERFAAVCVEALAGRVAAVKPQSAFFERHGSRGVAVLERVLAAFAGTGTLTVLDVKRGDIGSTMGGYADAYLAPGAPLGADAVTLSPYLGFGSLDPALAAADAAGRGVFVLARTSNPEGAPVQLATLDGRSVAQGMVDGAAERNAGADPLGAVGVVVGATTEHGLDLGALNGPVLAPGLGAQGAGPADIAARFAGVRGVVLPAASRSVLAAGPDAAGVRGAAEALRDELA; encoded by the coding sequence GTGAGCTTCGGCGCGCGGCTGACCGCCGCGGTCGCCGAGCACGGCCCGCTCTGCGTCGGGATCGACCCGCACGCCCCGCTGCTGGCGCAGTGGGGCCTGGCCGACGACGCCGACGGCCTGGAGCGCTTCGCGGCGGTCTGCGTCGAGGCCCTCGCGGGGAGGGTGGCGGCGGTCAAGCCGCAGTCGGCGTTCTTCGAGCGGCACGGCTCGCGCGGCGTCGCGGTGCTGGAGCGGGTGCTGGCCGCGTTCGCCGGGACCGGGACGCTGACGGTCCTCGACGTCAAGCGCGGCGACATCGGCTCCACGATGGGCGGCTACGCCGACGCCTACCTCGCCCCGGGCGCCCCGCTCGGCGCCGACGCCGTGACGCTCTCGCCCTACCTCGGCTTCGGCTCCCTCGACCCGGCCCTGGCCGCGGCCGACGCGGCCGGGCGCGGGGTGTTCGTGCTCGCGCGCACCTCCAACCCGGAGGGCGCGCCCGTGCAGCTCGCCACGCTCGACGGGCGCAGCGTGGCCCAGGGGATGGTCGACGGCGCGGCGGAGCGCAACGCCGGCGCCGACCCGCTGGGCGCGGTCGGGGTGGTCGTCGGGGCGACGACGGAGCACGGCCTGGACCTCGGCGCGCTGAACGGCCCGGTGCTGGCGCCGGGCCTCGGGGCGCAGGGGGCGGGCCCGGCCGACATCGCCGCCCGGTTCGCCGGGGTGCGCGGGGTGGTCCTGCCGGCGGCGTCGCGGTCGGTGCTGGCGGCGGGCCCGGACGCGGCCGGGGTGCGCGGCGCGGCGGAGGCGCTGCGCGACGAGCTCGCCTGA
- a CDS encoding serine hydrolase domain-containing protein yields MTSTGPRHRTLLAVAVAALLWATGCGAPVAAAPAAAPAADPPVPAYAADLAPRLEALAQEMLVTGAVVLVRSPELGDWSTTIGTREHRGTEPVQLGDHVRVGSNTKTWTGTVVLQLVDEGRLGLDDPISTYVPDVPNGDAITLAHLLSMRSGLDNYTEALELNEAMDADPARSYAPQELLDMAFRRPPLYPPGEGYNYSNTNTVLLGLVIEQVTGNPVAEEFRTRLFAPLGMDGSAFPDRDSAALADPHPRGYTFGGNVETIDSLVLPDDVQARARAGTLAPTDVTDANPSWGWTAGAGISTAEDLADYVRALAGGGLLGPELQQQRLDSVRPVDPADPASPGYGLGLARFGTLYGHSGELPGFNSFMGHDPERDITVVTWTSLAPSVDGRGPAVELAKAVIGALYAP; encoded by the coding sequence ATGACGAGCACCGGACCGCGTCACAGGACGCTCCTCGCCGTGGCGGTCGCCGCCCTCCTGTGGGCCACCGGCTGCGGCGCCCCCGTGGCCGCCGCACCCGCCGCCGCACCCGCCGCCGACCCGCCCGTCCCGGCGTACGCCGCCGACCTGGCGCCCCGGCTGGAGGCCCTCGCGCAGGAGATGCTGGTGACCGGCGCCGTCGTCCTGGTCCGCTCGCCCGAGCTCGGCGACTGGAGCACCACCATCGGCACCCGGGAGCACCGGGGCACCGAGCCTGTGCAGCTCGGCGACCACGTGCGGGTGGGCAGCAACACGAAGACCTGGACCGGCACCGTCGTCCTGCAGCTCGTCGACGAGGGCCGGCTGGGCCTGGACGACCCGATCTCGACCTACGTGCCCGACGTCCCGAACGGGGACGCGATCACCCTCGCCCACCTGCTCTCCATGCGCAGCGGGCTGGACAACTACACCGAGGCGCTCGAGCTGAACGAGGCGATGGACGCGGACCCGGCACGGTCGTACGCGCCGCAGGAGCTGCTGGACATGGCCTTCCGGCGGCCGCCGCTCTACCCGCCCGGCGAGGGCTACAACTACTCGAACACCAACACGGTGCTCCTCGGGCTGGTCATCGAGCAGGTCACCGGCAACCCGGTGGCCGAGGAGTTCCGCACGCGTCTGTTCGCACCGCTCGGCATGGACGGGTCCGCGTTCCCCGACCGGGACTCGGCCGCCCTCGCCGACCCGCACCCGCGGGGCTACACCTTCGGCGGCAACGTCGAGACGATCGACAGCCTGGTGCTGCCCGACGACGTGCAGGCGCGGGCGCGGGCGGGCACGCTCGCCCCGACCGACGTCACCGACGCCAACCCGTCCTGGGGCTGGACCGCGGGGGCGGGCATCTCCACCGCGGAGGACCTCGCCGACTACGTCCGCGCCCTCGCCGGAGGCGGCCTGCTCGGCCCCGAGCTCCAGCAGCAGCGGCTCGACAGCGTCCGGCCCGTCGACCCGGCCGACCCCGCGAGCCCCGGCTACGGGCTCGGGCTCGCCCGGTTCGGCACCCTCTACGGGCACTCGGGCGAGCTGCCGGGCTTCAACTCGTTCATGGGGCACGACCCCGAGCGCGACATCACCGTCGTCACCTGGACCTCCCTCGCCCCGAGCGTCGACGGCCGCGGACCGGCCGTCGAGCTGGCGAAGGCGGTGATCGGGGCGCTGTACGCGCCGTAG
- a CDS encoding response regulator transcription factor gives MRVVIAEDSLLVREGVTAVLRQPGDIEVVAGVGDLPALLAAVAEHAPDVVVTDVRMPPTSTDEGVRAAGRLRTTHPGVGVVVLSQYAETGYATALLAGGSASRAYLLKERVSNPGQLVAAVREVARGGSVIDPAVVEVLVSANGRTRVSPLADLTSRERDVLAEIAQGKSNAGVAAALFLSERAVEKHINTLFTKLGLAAEPDTNRRVKAVLMHLADGVDPG, from the coding sequence CTGCGCGTCGTGATCGCGGAGGACTCCCTGCTCGTGCGCGAGGGGGTCACCGCCGTGCTCCGCCAGCCCGGGGACATCGAGGTGGTCGCGGGCGTCGGCGACCTGCCCGCGCTCCTGGCCGCCGTCGCCGAGCACGCGCCCGACGTGGTCGTCACCGACGTCCGGATGCCGCCGACGTCCACCGACGAGGGCGTCCGCGCGGCCGGCCGGCTGCGGACCACGCACCCCGGCGTCGGGGTCGTGGTGCTGTCCCAGTACGCCGAGACCGGCTACGCCACCGCGCTGCTCGCGGGCGGCAGCGCGTCGCGGGCGTACCTGCTCAAGGAGCGCGTGAGCAACCCCGGCCAGCTCGTCGCCGCGGTGCGCGAGGTGGCCCGCGGCGGCTCGGTGATCGACCCGGCCGTCGTCGAGGTGCTGGTGTCGGCGAACGGGCGGACGCGGGTCTCACCGCTGGCCGATCTGACCTCCCGCGAGCGCGACGTGCTCGCCGAGATCGCGCAGGGCAAGAGCAACGCCGGGGTCGCCGCCGCGCTGTTCCTGTCGGAGCGGGCGGTGGAGAAGCACATCAACACGCTGTTCACCAAGCTCGGCCTGGCGGCGGAGCCGGACACGAACCGGCGCGTCAAGGCCGTGCTGATGCACCTCGCCGACGGGGTCGACCCCGGCTGA
- a CDS encoding response regulator, whose protein sequence is MTGRSAVVDVLIVDDQPPFRSVARAVVGLVGGWTVTAEAETGEEAVRLAADTRPGVVLMDITLPGISGIEATRRLLAAAPSTTVVLMSTYAAADLPADAADCGAVAYLHKEDLTPAALRALTAT, encoded by the coding sequence GTGACGGGGAGGTCAGCGGTGGTGGACGTGCTCATCGTGGACGACCAGCCGCCGTTCCGGTCGGTGGCCCGGGCGGTCGTCGGCCTGGTCGGCGGGTGGACCGTGACGGCGGAGGCCGAGACGGGCGAGGAGGCGGTGCGCCTCGCGGCCGACACCCGGCCGGGGGTGGTGCTGATGGACATCACCCTGCCCGGCATCAGCGGAATCGAGGCGACGCGCCGGCTGCTGGCCGCCGCGCCGTCGACGACGGTGGTGCTGATGAGCACCTACGCCGCGGCCGACCTCCCGGCCGACGCCGCCGACTGCGGGGCGGTGGCGTACCTGCACAAGGAGGACCTCACCCCGGCGGCGCTGCGGGCGCTCACCGCGACCTGA
- a CDS encoding phytoene desaturase family protein, producing MTDGFDAVVVGSGPNGLVGALRLARAGRRVLLVEAAGTVGGGLRTEELTLPGFRHDVCATVVPLALASPAFRALGVDVAYDHPPVPAAHPLDGAPAALVQRSEGATAAGLGRDGPAWRASVGATARAGFPLVDTLLSPLHLPPAAPLAAVRYGALGALPATAAARVFRDPAARAALAGMAAHSMLDLARPLTAGYGLLLAALAHSVGWPVVRGGTQSLADALVRELQALGGEVVTGWRVRDLDELPPVPVTLLDTSTRALLEIAGDRLPAAYRRRVERFRPGPGVFKIDYALDAPVPWTDPAVAGAGTVHLGGTLPEIADAERTVVRGGHPERPFVLGVQACVADPSRAPQGKHTFWAYCHVPNGSDVDMTAALEGQVERFAPGFRDRVLARHVRGPAALESHNPNEVGGDINGGSGDWRQFVSRPVLARSPWRTPVPGLFLCSASTPPGGGVHGMGGWEAAGLALADPVGAPAVRSR from the coding sequence GTGACCGACGGGTTCGACGCCGTCGTCGTCGGGTCCGGGCCCAACGGGCTCGTCGGGGCGCTGCGGCTGGCGCGGGCGGGCCGGCGCGTGCTGCTCGTCGAGGCCGCCGGCACCGTCGGGGGCGGGCTGCGCACCGAGGAGCTGACGCTGCCCGGCTTCCGCCACGACGTCTGCGCCACCGTGGTGCCGCTCGCGCTGGCCTCCCCCGCGTTCCGCGCGCTCGGCGTCGACGTCGCCTACGACCACCCGCCGGTGCCCGCCGCGCACCCCCTGGACGGGGCGCCGGCCGCCCTGGTGCAGCGCAGCGAGGGCGCGACGGCGGCGGGCCTGGGCCGCGACGGGCCCGCCTGGCGCGCCTCGGTGGGCGCGACGGCGCGCGCCGGGTTCCCGCTGGTCGACACGCTGCTGTCCCCGCTGCACCTGCCCCCGGCCGCGCCGCTGGCCGCGGTCCGCTACGGCGCGCTCGGGGCGCTGCCCGCCACCGCCGCCGCCCGGGTGTTCCGCGATCCCGCCGCCCGCGCCGCGCTGGCCGGGATGGCGGCGCACTCGATGCTCGACCTGGCCCGGCCGCTGACCGCGGGCTACGGCCTGCTGCTGGCCGCGCTCGCGCACTCCGTCGGCTGGCCGGTGGTGCGCGGCGGCACGCAGTCGCTCGCCGATGCGCTGGTGCGGGAGCTGCAGGCGCTCGGCGGGGAAGTCGTCACCGGGTGGCGGGTGCGCGACCTCGACGAGCTGCCGCCCGTGCCCGTGACCCTGCTCGACACCTCGACCCGCGCCCTGCTCGAGATCGCCGGCGACCGGCTGCCCGCGGCGTACCGGCGACGGGTGGAGCGGTTCCGGCCCGGCCCGGGCGTCTTCAAGATCGACTACGCGCTGGACGCGCCCGTGCCGTGGACCGATCCCGCCGTCGCCGGGGCGGGCACGGTGCACCTCGGCGGCACGCTCCCCGAGATCGCCGACGCCGAGCGCACCGTGGTGCGGGGCGGGCACCCGGAGCGGCCGTTCGTGCTCGGCGTCCAGGCCTGCGTGGCCGACCCCTCCCGCGCGCCGCAGGGCAAGCACACGTTCTGGGCCTACTGCCACGTGCCGAACGGCTCCGACGTCGACATGACGGCGGCGCTCGAGGGGCAGGTCGAGCGGTTCGCCCCCGGCTTCCGCGACCGCGTGCTCGCCCGGCACGTCAGGGGACCCGCGGCGCTGGAGTCGCACAACCCCAACGAGGTGGGCGGCGACATCAACGGCGGGTCGGGCGACTGGCGCCAGTTCGTCTCCCGCCCCGTCCTCGCCCGCTCCCCCTGGCGCACCCCCGTCCCCGGGCTGTTCCTGTGCTCGGCCAGCACCCCGCCGGGCGGCGGTGTGCACGGCATGGGCGGCTGGGAGGCGGCCGGCCTCGCCCTGGCCGACCCGGTGGGGGCCCCGGCCGTCAGGTCGCGGTGA